In Deinococcus ruber, one genomic interval encodes:
- a CDS encoding helix-turn-helix domain-containing protein encodes MTEVLYGAVEAAKLMNIHRVTLSRLIRAGKIKAFTVSEGGKRVRYVIPASSIQEYMHI; translated from the coding sequence ATGACAGAAGTACTTTATGGCGCGGTTGAAGCAGCAAAACTTATGAACATTCACAGGGTCACGCTCAGTAGATTGATACGAGCGGGAAAAATTAAGGCTTTCACGGTTAGCGAGGGCGGAAAACGGGTAAGATATGTTATTCCAGCCTCATCAATTCAGGAATATATGCACATATAG